One genomic window of Ziziphus jujuba cultivar Dongzao chromosome 4, ASM3175591v1 includes the following:
- the LOC107434071 gene encoding wax ester synthase/diacylglycerol acyltransferase 9 — MRNNILGTRLYMHEIIQNSDNSQSTALVLLNTRRPGEEYKPLKEMNNGNAKTNKAWGNRFAFLHVEIPKLSRVSNPLDFIFHSKKEINRKRSPLAVFLNTKLWGVVDKLKGPEAAARFVHSTVRNASMTISNMIGPLDQLALGDYPLSGIYFASAGLPEDLGITVISYMEKIRVVLKMRKEHMDPKKLKSCVENAFEIVFKASANISTAKM; from the exons ATGCGGAATAATATTCTTGGGACTCGATTATACATGCATGAGATTATCCAAAACTCAGATAACTCGCAATCAACAGCATTGGTGTTGCTGAATACAAGGAGGCCTGGAGAAGAGTATAAACCACTGAAGGAGATGAACAATGGTAATGCGAAAACAAACAAGGCATGGGGAAATAGATTTGCCTTCTTGCATGTGGAAATACCCAAATTATCCCGAGTTTCAAATCCCCTAGATTTCATTTTCCATTCGAAAAAAGAAATCAACAGGAAGAGAAGCCCTCTTGCTGTTTTCCTCAATACTAAGCTGTGGGGTGTTGTGGACAAACTTAAAGGTCCTGAG GCAGCAGCCCGTTTCGTGCACAGTACTGTGAGGAACGCAAGCATGACAATTTCAAACATGATTGGCCCATTGGATCAACTGGCTTTGGGTGATTACCCACTTAGTGGCATATACTTTGCTTCAGCTGGCTTACCTGAG GACCTTGGCATAACAGTTATAAGCTACATGGAGAAGATAAGGGTTGTCCTTAAAATGAGAAAAGAGCATATGGATCCAAAGAAACTCAAGTCTTGCGTGGAAAATGCCTTCGAGATCGTATTCAAAGCCTCTGCAAATATTTCTACTGCGAAAATGTGA